In a single window of the Anaerotruncus rubiinfantis genome:
- the nhaC gene encoding Na+/H+ antiporter NhaC: MTKSVEPMKMPSLWLSAGIIVMIGTVLTTGITAGIATIPLLTLNIVLVAVVSLLSGYPYRELEQGMMEGVRRSIDCVMILIFVGVLIAGWILCGTVPMLIYYGLSVVSPKLLLPLAFLLCSLLSLCTGSSWGTAGTVGIACVSIGASIGIPIAVVAGAAISGSILGDKLSPLSDATIMAASASGTGLYQHVRSMAYTTAPSFLITLLIFYFMGAAYADTPMHPAVVETVRGTLAEIYQFSPLLLLPMAAILVFSLMRMPAIPAILLSGLLGLFLAVAIQEVDVSTAISAILQGAASNTGVEIVDSMLNKGGITAMLSTLCTAVLALGLGGILSRAGYLHVLVEAISRRVKTDRGTVILTLFCGMITLCLVAQFYVSVALMGTMFGEIYDARRIHRSVLSRTLEESNTIMLPLVPWNTSAVYYMGLFGFHNLSFAPYLVFSYVNIAICLLCVLSGLFIFRRRADNPAETDWKWHEPVSDSAFAQEA, translated from the coding sequence ATGACGAAATCTGTGGAGCCAATGAAGATGCCAAGCCTATGGCTGTCTGCCGGAATCATTGTGATGATCGGCACTGTCCTGACCACCGGAATCACAGCCGGAATCGCCACAATCCCGCTGCTCACCCTCAATATTGTCCTGGTGGCCGTCGTATCTCTTCTGTCAGGTTATCCTTACCGGGAGTTGGAGCAGGGGATGATGGAAGGCGTGCGCAGATCGATCGACTGTGTCATGATCCTGATATTCGTGGGCGTACTGATTGCCGGCTGGATTCTCTGCGGCACAGTCCCTATGCTGATTTATTACGGGCTTTCGGTCGTCAGCCCAAAGCTTCTGCTCCCGTTGGCCTTCCTGCTCTGCTCTCTGCTGTCCCTCTGCACAGGATCCTCCTGGGGTACCGCCGGGACGGTGGGAATTGCCTGCGTCAGCATCGGCGCCAGCATCGGGATACCGATCGCGGTGGTCGCCGGAGCGGCCATTTCCGGCTCCATTTTGGGGGATAAGCTCTCCCCATTGTCGGACGCCACCATCATGGCGGCCAGCGCCAGCGGCACGGGATTATACCAGCATGTGCGCTCGATGGCCTACACCACGGCGCCGTCCTTTCTGATCACCTTGCTCATTTTTTACTTCATGGGAGCGGCGTACGCCGATACGCCGATGCATCCGGCGGTTGTGGAAACCGTACGCGGAACCTTGGCGGAAATCTATCAATTCAGTCCCCTGCTGCTGCTGCCCATGGCCGCCATTCTCGTGTTCAGCCTCATGCGGATGCCGGCAATCCCAGCGATCCTGCTTTCCGGACTGCTGGGGCTCTTTCTGGCGGTCGCAATCCAGGAAGTGGATGTCTCGACCGCCATTTCTGCTATCCTGCAGGGGGCCGCCAGCAATACAGGTGTGGAAATTGTCGATTCGATGTTGAACAAGGGAGGCATCACAGCCATGCTTTCCACCCTCTGTACAGCCGTGCTCGCCCTGGGGCTGGGCGGAATCCTGAGCCGGGCAGGTTACCTGCATGTGCTGGTGGAAGCGATTTCGCGGAGGGTGAAGACCGACAGGGGAACCGTGATTCTGACCCTGTTCTGTGGAATGATTACCCTGTGTCTTGTCGCACAGTTTTATGTCTCAGTGGCGCTGATGGGCACGATGTTTGGTGAAATCTACGACGCGCGTAGAATCCACCGGAGCGTGCTCTCAAGAACGCTCGAGGAATCGAACACCATCATGCTGCCGCTGGTCCCCTGGAACACCAGCGCCGTCTATTATATGGGGCTGTTCGGGTTTCACAACCTTTCTTTCGCACCATATCTCGTCTTTTCCTATGTGAACATTGCAATTTGTCTTTTGTGCGTGCTTTCCGGGCTGTTCATCTTCCGCCGCCGGGCGGACAACCCCGCGGAAACCGATTGGAAGTGGCATGAGCCCGTGTCTGACTCCGCTTTTGCGCAGGAAGCCTGA
- a CDS encoding helix-turn-helix domain-containing protein — translation MTIGEIVGRKIKEYRKEHKITQLDFAMDTYMSVAYVSKFERGLVTNPTQATLVHIANCLGMTVEQLIHDDFADDTAVREAKTDADSELFMEWLRVYREVPEWKKRQTRVIMHALLYKEKEDTAP, via the coding sequence ATGACAATAGGAGAAATTGTTGGACGGAAAATAAAGGAGTACCGAAAGGAGCACAAGATCACACAACTGGATTTTGCCATGGATACCTATATGAGTGTCGCCTATGTAAGCAAATTTGAACGCGGTCTGGTAACCAATCCCACCCAGGCGACCTTGGTGCATATTGCGAATTGTCTCGGCATGACCGTCGAGCAGTTGATTCATGATGATTTTGCGGATGATACGGCTGTGCGGGAGGCAAAAACAGACGCTGATTCTGAGCTTTTTATGGAATGGCTGCGGGTTTACCGGGAAGTTCCGGAATGGAAAAAACGGCAGACCCGTGTCATTATGCACGCGCTGCTGTACAAAGAAAAAGAGGACACCGCCCCGTGA
- a CDS encoding EutP/PduV family microcompartment system protein: MKKIMLIGKIGCGKTRLGQCLLQEKQHYKKTQAIEVLGGSLIDTPGEYIEQKQFYKALVVTAVEADCILMLQSCNDEQCAFSPRMYGMFNRPLIGVVTKMDLCETPMQAERAGELLRFAGAQEVFFVSSATGKGIKKLLAFLK, from the coding sequence ATGAAAAAGATTATGCTGATTGGGAAGATCGGCTGTGGAAAAACAAGGCTTGGACAATGCCTTTTGCAGGAAAAGCAGCACTATAAAAAGACGCAGGCAATCGAAGTGCTCGGCGGATCGCTTATTGACACGCCAGGAGAATACATCGAACAGAAACAATTCTATAAGGCACTGGTGGTCACAGCGGTAGAAGCCGACTGCATTTTGATGCTGCAGAGCTGCAACGATGAACAGTGCGCGTTTTCTCCGCGGATGTACGGCATGTTCAACCGGCCGCTGATCGGCGTAGTTACGAAGATGGATCTTTGCGAGACCCCCATGCAGGCCGAACGGGCAGGGGAGCTGCTGCGGTTTGCGGGGGCGCAGGAGGTCTTTTTTGTGAGCTCCGCTACAGGGAAGGGGATCAAAAAGCTGCTTGCCTTTCTAAAATGA
- the pduL gene encoding phosphate propanoyltransferase gives MNLEEIQSIVEEVVSRCRGKDGRNEAHTGILVEASARHVHLTQQAVETLFGPGINLSPKRMLSQPGEFLAEQRVRLVTSKGTIDSVAVLGPARGAVQCELSMTDCRALGLSAPVNLSGDLTGAGNVVIVGPSGVLEAKSSVIVARAHIHLTPAAAAEQGVSDGQHVRVRVESARPVCFADVVIRVKDSFEPAMHLDFDEANACLCGKDTKAYILR, from the coding sequence ATGAACCTGGAAGAGATTCAGTCGATTGTGGAAGAGGTTGTTTCCCGCTGCCGGGGCAAGGATGGGAGAAATGAAGCGCATACCGGAATCCTTGTGGAAGCTTCGGCCCGTCACGTGCATCTGACACAACAGGCGGTCGAAACGCTTTTTGGACCGGGAATAAATCTTTCCCCGAAACGGATGCTTTCCCAGCCGGGAGAGTTCCTTGCGGAGCAGCGCGTTCGGCTTGTTACGTCAAAAGGGACGATCGACAGCGTTGCGGTGCTGGGGCCGGCGCGCGGCGCGGTGCAATGCGAGCTTTCAATGACCGACTGCCGCGCGCTGGGGCTTTCCGCACCGGTGAACCTTTCCGGGGATCTTACCGGCGCGGGCAACGTTGTGATTGTCGGGCCGTCCGGCGTGTTGGAGGCAAAAAGCAGCGTAATTGTCGCGCGCGCGCATATCCATCTCACCCCGGCGGCTGCGGCAGAACAGGGCGTCTCGGATGGGCAGCATGTGCGTGTCCGGGTGGAGAGCGCACGTCCGGTGTGCTTCGCGGATGTGGTCATCCGTGTGAAGGATTCCTTCGAGCCCGCGATGCATCTCGATTTTGACGAGGCAAACGCCTGCCTGTGCGGCAAGGACACAAAAGCGTATATTCTGCGATAA
- the eutM gene encoding ethanolamine utilization microcompartment protein EutM, with product MAATLQALGMIETKGLVGSIEAADAMVKAANVNLIGKVHVGGGLVTVMVRGDVGAVKAATDAGAAAASKIGELISVHVIPRPHSDVEYILPTLAASDK from the coding sequence ATGGCAGCAACATTACAGGCACTCGGCATGATTGAAACAAAAGGGCTGGTAGGCTCGATTGAAGCGGCGGACGCAATGGTCAAAGCGGCGAATGTCAATCTGATTGGAAAGGTGCATGTCGGCGGCGGTCTGGTCACTGTTATGGTACGCGGGGATGTCGGTGCGGTCAAAGCGGCGACAGACGCGGGCGCGGCGGCGGCTTCCAAAATTGGCGAGCTCATTTCTGTGCATGTGATCCCGCGCCCTCATTCCGACGTGGAGTACATCCTGCCGACGCTTGCCGCCAGCGACAAGTAA
- a CDS encoding BMC domain-containing protein, whose product MAATLQALGMVETKGLVGSVEAADAMVKAANVSLIGKVHVGGGLVTVMVRGDVGAVKAATDAGAAAASRVGELVSVHVIPRPHPEVEYILPSLTQGD is encoded by the coding sequence ATGGCAGCAACATTACAGGCGCTTGGAATGGTGGAAACAAAAGGTCTGGTCGGTTCGGTGGAAGCGGCGGACGCGATGGTCAAAGCGGCGAACGTCAGCCTGATTGGAAAGGTACATGTCGGCGGCGGTCTGGTCACTGTTATGGTGCGCGGGGATGTCGGCGCGGTCAAGGCGGCGACCGACGCGGGCGCGGCAGCGGCTTCCCGTGTTGGGGAACTGGTTTCGGTGCATGTCATTCCGCGCCCGCATCCGGAGGTGGAATATATCCTTCCGTCACTGACGCAGGGAGATTAA
- a CDS encoding EutN/CcmL family microcompartment protein, translating into MLICEVIGHVWATKKSPELEGQKLMVVRETESGRGGNVLVAADQVGAGVGERVLVVSGSTARVAAGGNDLPVDCAIVGIIDTLEVEREKRQTKAAKGDDGV; encoded by the coding sequence ATGCTTATTTGTGAAGTGATTGGCCATGTGTGGGCGACCAAAAAATCGCCGGAATTGGAAGGACAGAAACTGATGGTGGTTCGCGAGACGGAAAGCGGCCGCGGGGGAAACGTCCTTGTGGCGGCTGACCAGGTCGGCGCAGGAGTGGGCGAACGGGTGCTCGTGGTGAGCGGAAGCACCGCGCGCGTTGCGGCGGGCGGCAACGACCTGCCTGTGGATTGCGCGATTGTGGGAATTATCGACACGCTGGAGGTCGAGCGGGAAAAGCGGCAGACCAAGGCGGCGAAAGGTGATGACGGCGTATGA
- a CDS encoding zinc-ribbon domain containing protein codes for MYNDKTLTCKDCGCEFTFTASEQEFFAEKGFTNEPQRCKPCRDARKGNSRGGSGDRQMYDAVCAECGRTCKVPFEPRNDRPVYCSDCFANKR; via the coding sequence ATGTACAACGACAAAACTCTTACTTGCAAAGACTGCGGCTGCGAATTTACTTTTACTGCCAGCGAACAGGAATTTTTCGCCGAAAAAGGTTTCACCAATGAACCCCAGCGCTGCAAACCTTGCCGTGACGCCCGCAAAGGCAATTCCCGCGGCGGTTCCGGCGACAGACAAATGTATGATGCCGTGTGCGCAGAATGCGGAAGAACCTGCAAAGTTCCTTTCGAGCCCCGCAACGACCGTCCTGTATACTGCAGTGATTGCTTTGCAAATAAGAGATAA
- the eutS gene encoding ethanolamine utilization microcompartment protein EutS yields the protein MPEEKQRIIQEFVPGKQVTMAHLIANPIEELYKKLGVVSEKRGALGILTITPSEAAIIGADVASKAAEVEIVFVDRFSGSLVICGDVSSVEAALRDVLAVLGHVLHFTPTEITKS from the coding sequence TTGCCGGAAGAAAAACAGCGTATTATACAGGAGTTTGTACCCGGAAAGCAGGTGACAATGGCGCATCTGATTGCCAATCCAATAGAAGAACTTTATAAAAAGCTCGGTGTGGTATCGGAAAAGCGGGGGGCTTTGGGCATTCTGACGATTACCCCGAGTGAAGCGGCCATCATCGGCGCAGACGTTGCCTCCAAAGCTGCGGAAGTTGAAATCGTTTTTGTTGACCGTTTCAGCGGTTCACTGGTGATCTGCGGTGATGTTTCCAGTGTGGAGGCGGCTCTCAGGGACGTCCTTGCGGTATTGGGGCATGTACTGCATTTTACCCCGACGGAAATTACCAAATCCTGA
- a CDS encoding 4Fe-4S dicluster domain-containing protein, whose product MSLTDQIFAAGIVGCGGAGFPTHAKLNGDAEWIILNAAECEPLLRTDRYILRHLAGRVIAAASAVRRELGDIRCTVATKSAYRQELTALREAIAQIDPEISIHEMDSFYPAGDEQTLVAEVTGQAVPPAGIPLDVGCVVSNVATMLSIADAMEGKPFIWKYLTVSGLVREPSVIHVPVGTSYADCIALAGGVSDENHIVVCGGPMMGKRMTRTQAADACITKTTSGILLLPDIGPIAAAEKISVEHMKNRARSACIQCSQCTDLCPRHLLGHPIEPHRIMRKLAFAGAFSEILDDPAVQNAALCCECGVCELFACPMSLQPRRVNALIKAELAKAEIRYPKGSGARDISPWRSGRKLPSKRAAARAGVLGFYDVCGTDTLRECIPAQVKIALRQNIGAPAEPVIRDGESVTAGQLIAKCPEGKLGANLHASISGTARIDPGYVTIQEGEGAAV is encoded by the coding sequence ATGAGCCTGACGGATCAGATTTTTGCAGCGGGCATCGTCGGCTGCGGCGGCGCGGGTTTCCCAACGCATGCGAAACTGAATGGAGACGCAGAATGGATCATCCTCAATGCCGCGGAATGCGAGCCGCTCCTGCGCACCGACCGTTATATCCTCCGGCATCTTGCCGGACGGGTGATCGCGGCGGCGAGCGCTGTACGCAGGGAACTGGGGGACATCCGCTGCACGGTTGCCACCAAAAGCGCGTACCGGCAGGAGCTCACAGCGCTGCGGGAAGCCATCGCACAGATCGATCCGGAAATTTCCATCCATGAGATGGATAGCTTTTATCCGGCCGGCGACGAACAGACCCTTGTTGCCGAGGTGACCGGCCAGGCGGTGCCGCCCGCTGGTATCCCGCTCGATGTTGGGTGCGTGGTGAGCAATGTGGCGACCATGTTGAGTATCGCGGATGCCATGGAGGGAAAACCCTTCATTTGGAAATATCTGACGGTATCGGGGCTTGTCCGGGAACCGTCGGTGATTCACGTTCCGGTTGGCACCTCCTACGCGGACTGTATCGCGCTGGCGGGAGGTGTGTCGGATGAAAACCATATCGTGGTATGCGGAGGCCCGATGATGGGGAAACGGATGACCCGCACGCAGGCGGCGGACGCCTGCATAACAAAAACAACCTCAGGAATTCTGTTGCTGCCAGACATTGGTCCGATTGCCGCAGCGGAAAAGATTTCGGTGGAGCATATGAAAAACCGCGCCCGGAGCGCCTGCATTCAGTGCAGTCAATGTACAGATCTCTGCCCGCGGCATCTTTTAGGGCATCCGATTGAACCGCACCGAATCATGCGTAAACTTGCCTTTGCCGGGGCGTTTTCAGAGATCCTGGATGATCCGGCGGTACAAAATGCCGCGCTCTGCTGTGAGTGCGGCGTCTGCGAACTGTTCGCGTGTCCGATGTCACTGCAGCCGCGCCGGGTGAACGCGTTGATCAAGGCAGAGCTTGCAAAGGCGGAAATCCGATATCCAAAGGGCAGCGGAGCGCGGGACATTTCCCCCTGGCGGTCGGGCCGTAAGCTGCCGTCAAAACGGGCGGCCGCCCGGGCGGGTGTGCTTGGGTTTTATGATGTGTGCGGCACGGATACCCTGCGCGAATGCATCCCCGCACAGGTAAAAATTGCGCTGCGGCAGAATATTGGCGCGCCTGCCGAACCGGTGATCCGGGACGGGGAATCGGTGACAGCCGGGCAGCTGATTGCGAAATGCCCGGAGGGGAAGCTCGGTGCAAACCTGCATGCTTCCATTTCCGGAACAGCGCGTATTGATCCTGGGTACGTCACGATTCAGGAAGGGGAAGGTGCGGCGGTATGA
- a CDS encoding HDIG domain-containing metalloprotein: MIPVELKQEIRDGVVKTLPMVNEIQNEELRQKVIDAWAFSLQINGFTKIEEMPGSGMPEASELGDQSMHIRAVGYNAVSLYENLEKAYQMDLGLDKDMLRACALLHDVGKPYEYNKENRKRWAENHKTTGAPNARHPAYGTYIAITAELPEEVVHVCACHSPEGRFVTRSAYATLVHYADDGSWFSLASMFDLNIPKL; this comes from the coding sequence ATGATTCCAGTTGAACTCAAACAGGAAATCCGTGACGGCGTCGTCAAGACGCTGCCAATGGTTAACGAAATCCAAAATGAAGAACTGCGCCAGAAGGTCATCGACGCCTGGGCATTCTCACTCCAGATCAACGGTTTCACCAAAATTGAAGAGATGCCCGGTTCCGGCATGCCGGAAGCGAGCGAGCTGGGCGACCAGTCGATGCACATCCGCGCGGTAGGCTATAACGCCGTGAGCCTCTATGAGAACTTGGAAAAGGCTTATCAGATGGATCTGGGGCTGGATAAAGACATGCTGCGCGCCTGTGCGCTGCTGCACGACGTGGGCAAGCCGTACGAGTACAACAAAGAGAACCGGAAACGCTGGGCCGAAAACCACAAGACCACCGGCGCGCCGAATGCCCGCCATCCGGCATACGGCACCTACATCGCCATCACTGCTGAGCTTCCGGAAGAAGTCGTGCATGTCTGCGCCTGCCATTCCCCGGAGGGACGTTTTGTCACCCGCAGCGCATATGCAACCCTGGTTCACTATGCGGACGACGGCTCCTGGTTCTCGCTGGCAAGCATGTTTGACCTGAATATCCCGAAACTCTAA
- a CDS encoding TRAP transporter large permease — translation MALLFILFFGFLIIRMPVGFCMLCSSLIYSWVNGESPDMLLSRAVSGSSSFTLLALAFFILAGNIMNRGGITDRIFGFCQKLVGWIPGGLGHANVAASVIFAGMSGSAVADAGGLGAIEIKAMKDHGFDEEFAVAVTGASSCIGPIIPPSISAVVFAVASGVSVGKLFLGGVLPGVTLAIVQMIYVFIISKKRGYPCTPFEGFRKLGNSFIGSLPALLTPLIILGSIMTGICTPTEASVVAVLYALALGFITKDLRLKDLPDLLDETILLTMSVLFIVSSANSFGYIITALQVPTKLAALFIGVISNKYVALILINIFLLLVGMVMESLAALVILVPILMPVVTSFGIDPLHFGIICILNITIGMLTPPVGMVLFTLTGVSSLSFEKITKAMMPLLFINIVALLIVTYCPPLVTWLPNLLM, via the coding sequence ATGGCATTATTGTTTATCCTGTTCTTCGGCTTCCTGATCATCCGGATGCCGGTTGGTTTCTGCATGCTGTGCAGTTCCCTCATCTATTCCTGGGTTAACGGGGAAAGCCCGGACATGCTGCTTTCCCGCGCGGTTTCGGGCTCCAGCTCGTTCACCCTGCTTGCCCTCGCCTTCTTCATCCTCGCCGGCAATATCATGAACCGCGGCGGCATCACCGACCGGATCTTCGGGTTCTGCCAGAAGCTGGTCGGCTGGATTCCGGGCGGTCTGGGCCACGCCAATGTCGCTGCATCGGTCATCTTCGCGGGCATGTCCGGTTCCGCGGTCGCGGATGCGGGCGGCTTGGGAGCAATCGAAATCAAAGCGATGAAAGACCACGGTTTCGATGAGGAATTCGCCGTGGCCGTCACCGGTGCCTCGTCCTGCATCGGCCCGATCATCCCGCCGAGCATCTCAGCGGTCGTCTTTGCGGTTGCGAGCGGCGTATCGGTCGGCAAGCTGTTCCTCGGCGGCGTCCTGCCGGGCGTCACACTGGCCATCGTCCAGATGATCTACGTTTTTATTATCTCCAAAAAACGCGGTTATCCCTGCACGCCGTTTGAAGGGTTCCGTAAGCTGGGCAATTCGTTTATCGGCTCCCTGCCTGCGCTGCTGACCCCGCTGATCATCCTCGGCAGCATTATGACCGGCATCTGCACGCCCACCGAAGCTTCGGTCGTCGCGGTTCTGTACGCGCTGGCGCTCGGCTTCATCACCAAAGACCTGCGGCTCAAAGATCTTCCCGACCTGCTTGATGAAACGATCCTGCTCACGATGAGCGTGCTGTTTATCGTCAGCAGCGCGAACTCGTTCGGTTATATCATCACCGCGCTGCAGGTCCCGACCAAGCTGGCCGCCCTTTTCATCGGCGTCATCAGCAACAAGTATGTCGCGCTGATCCTGATCAATATCTTCCTGCTGCTGGTCGGCATGGTCATGGAAAGTCTCGCTGCCCTTGTCATCCTGGTTCCGATCCTCATGCCGGTCGTCACCTCCTTTGGGATCGATCCGCTTCATTTCGGAATTATCTGCATCCTCAACATCACCATCGGCATGCTCACCCCGCCGGTCGGCATGGTGCTCTTCACCCTGACTGGTGTCAGCAGCCTCTCCTTTGAGAAGATAACAAAGGCGATGATGCCGCTATTATTCATCAACATTGTCGCCCTGCTGATTGTCACCTATTGTCCTCCGCTGGTCACCTGGCTGCCGAACCTGCTGATGTAA
- a CDS encoding diaminopimelate decarboxylase family protein — MGKYGEFIECVDNELIFDGVKCTDLAKEYGTPLFVISENTLRASIRTFHDAFQSRYPGEVLTCVGLKSNYGLAMRRIVATEKGAGGEAFGLGELYSALVTGTDPEKIVMNGCNKLPEILRAAIDAGITVNLDTYGEVCRVESLAKEMGKKLNVAVRCRLPLKKVDLEHYVDPRYASGVDGAEWERTFKFGNEPNQALKSIEHCLKSPYLNLVGAMYHGGIPRRVGFHVEELEELLEVLKMAKDKTGWEPEMVDIGGGFTPVRYGNEFIYPSLERYAADITDVFIRKCAEYQMKLPKLILEPGRFCVEKAGMFLTRVGLRKEDHEVTNRKWVYVDGNTNEMGDPFDAQNRFHYIVVANNTSAPDEEVVDVCGQLCSADDVLAKQRKIPAVKEGDLLAFLDMGAYMESFGNNANAMPRSATVIVSNGRAALARRRETVQDIFARDVIPYWLLGVGK; from the coding sequence ATGGGAAAATATGGGGAATTTATTGAGTGTGTGGACAATGAACTGATTTTTGACGGTGTAAAATGTACGGATCTTGCAAAAGAGTACGGTACCCCCTTGTTTGTGATCTCAGAAAACACCTTGCGGGCCAGCATCCGGACATTCCATGACGCCTTTCAGTCCAGATATCCGGGGGAAGTTCTGACCTGTGTGGGCCTGAAATCCAACTATGGGCTGGCAATGCGCAGAATTGTAGCCACTGAAAAAGGGGCCGGCGGCGAGGCGTTCGGGCTTGGCGAGCTTTATTCCGCGCTGGTTACCGGTACTGACCCGGAAAAAATTGTTATGAATGGCTGCAACAAGCTCCCGGAAATTCTGCGCGCGGCAATCGACGCCGGTATCACCGTTAACCTGGATACCTATGGGGAGGTTTGCCGGGTGGAATCGCTGGCAAAAGAGATGGGGAAAAAGCTGAATGTTGCGGTCCGCTGCCGCCTGCCGCTGAAAAAGGTGGATCTGGAACACTATGTCGATCCGCGTTATGCTTCTGGCGTCGATGGTGCCGAATGGGAACGGACCTTCAAATTTGGAAATGAGCCCAATCAGGCGCTCAAAAGTATTGAGCACTGCCTGAAATCGCCGTATTTGAATCTGGTGGGCGCGATGTATCACGGCGGGATTCCGCGCCGGGTTGGATTCCATGTGGAAGAATTGGAGGAACTTTTGGAGGTTCTCAAAATGGCGAAGGACAAGACCGGCTGGGAACCGGAGATGGTGGATATCGGAGGCGGCTTTACACCAGTGCGTTATGGAAACGAATTTATTTATCCAAGCCTGGAGCGGTATGCGGCAGACATCACGGATGTCTTTATCAGGAAATGCGCGGAATACCAGATGAAGCTTCCCAAACTGATTTTGGAGCCGGGCCGGTTCTGCGTGGAAAAAGCAGGCATGTTCCTGACGCGTGTGGGGCTGCGCAAGGAAGATCACGAGGTGACCAACAGAAAGTGGGTCTATGTAGACGGCAACACCAATGAGATGGGCGATCCATTCGATGCGCAGAATCGTTTTCATTATATCGTGGTTGCGAACAATACCTCCGCGCCGGATGAGGAGGTTGTGGATGTGTGCGGCCAGCTTTGCAGCGCGGACGATGTTTTGGCCAAACAGCGCAAAATCCCCGCTGTTAAAGAAGGCGACCTGCTGGCATTTCTGGACATGGGCGCCTATATGGAGTCTTTTGGCAACAATGCCAATGCGATGCCGCGCTCCGCGACCGTTATCGTTTCGAATGGGCGCGCCGCGCTGGCTAGACGCCGTGAAACGGTGCAGGATATTTTTGCACGGGACGTGATTCCTTACTGGCTGCTCGGTGTCGGAAAATAA
- a CDS encoding GntR family transcriptional regulator — protein sequence MAIALLNDWVYDEIKKKIIDNEFTPGERIDIEALSNEFGVSRTPVITALKALDKDGYITVKQRSGSYIRNYTPEELEALYDFRAAVECMAIKKAIPHADPARVSEFLRHFEETARQIDAAVNLETMLRFFDEQLRFHFYLLELCPQIIANELKNLIDLTRRIGKLHLIYITRNIPDNVSALKAEVDMHVRLAKAVIDKDVALAQRLIEKDHMSTRNCIISHFDEIEALQMECCRDFAEFGHPVNM from the coding sequence ATGGCAATCGCATTATTAAACGATTGGGTCTACGATGAGATTAAAAAGAAAATTATCGATAATGAGTTTACACCGGGGGAAAGGATCGACATCGAGGCCCTGTCGAATGAGTTCGGCGTCAGCCGGACGCCGGTAATCACCGCGCTTAAGGCGCTGGACAAAGACGGCTATATCACAGTGAAACAGCGCAGCGGTTCCTATATTCGGAATTACACGCCGGAAGAATTGGAAGCTTTATATGATTTCCGGGCGGCCGTGGAATGTATGGCGATCAAAAAAGCGATCCCACATGCGGATCCCGCCAGAGTTTCGGAATTTCTGCGGCATTTTGAAGAAACCGCGCGGCAGATTGACGCCGCGGTGAATCTCGAAACGATGCTCCGGTTTTTTGACGAACAGCTCCGGTTCCATTTTTATCTGCTGGAGCTTTGTCCCCAGATTATTGCCAACGAATTGAAGAATCTGATCGACCTGACCAGAAGAATTGGAAAGTTGCATTTAATTTATATTACGCGGAACATCCCGGACAACGTTTCCGCGCTGAAAGCGGAGGTGGATATGCACGTCCGCCTGGCCAAAGCGGTAATCGATAAGGATGTCGCATTGGCGCAGCGCCTGATCGAAAAGGATCATATGAGCACCAGAAACTGCATCATCAGCCACTTTGATGAAATTGAAGCGTTGCAGATGGAGTGCTGCAGGGATTTTGCAGAATTTGGACATCCGGTCAACATGTAA
- a CDS encoding BMC domain-containing protein, protein MMETIGFLELNSIAKGVEAADAVLKAAETNLLFAKAICPGKYVIMFTGAVSAVSASLDAGAAVGGSHIVDSVVIPMVHPQVVAAINAASVPDGPGAVGVLEFFSITAAVYAADAAVKAADITLLDVRLGLGIGGKSFVTMTGEVAAVNEAVQAGAKQGCERGLMLAKVVIPNPRPEIFESLM, encoded by the coding sequence ATGATGGAAACGATTGGTTTTCTGGAGCTGAACAGTATCGCAAAGGGCGTGGAAGCGGCGGACGCCGTTTTGAAGGCCGCGGAAACGAATCTGCTCTTTGCAAAGGCGATCTGTCCGGGAAAGTATGTCATTATGTTCACCGGGGCGGTCTCCGCAGTCAGCGCGTCGCTGGACGCGGGCGCCGCCGTGGGCGGCTCGCATATTGTGGATTCGGTTGTGATCCCGATGGTACATCCGCAGGTGGTGGCGGCGATCAACGCGGCATCGGTACCGGATGGACCCGGCGCGGTAGGGGTACTGGAATTTTTCAGTATCACGGCGGCGGTTTATGCGGCGGACGCAGCGGTCAAGGCGGCGGATATAACACTGCTCGATGTGAGGCTGGGACTTGGTATTGGCGGGAAATCGTTTGTCACGATGACCGGGGAAGTAGCGGCGGTAAACGAAGCTGTGCAGGCGGGAGCAAAACAGGGATGCGAGCGCGGACTGATGCTTGCCAAAGTGGTTATCCCAAATCCGCGTCCGGAAATTTTTGAATCGCTGATGTAA